A genome region from Manihot esculenta cultivar AM560-2 chromosome 5, M.esculenta_v8, whole genome shotgun sequence includes the following:
- the LOC110616029 gene encoding auxin-induced protein 6B, with protein MAAGMGKCSKIRHIVRLRQLLRRWRNKARISANRIPSDVPAGHVAICVGSSCRRFVVRATYLNHPVFKKLLVQAEEEYGFTNQGPLAIPCDETVFEEVIRYISRSESGNSTRFLNLEDFQRHCHVGVRSTLNFWTESRPLLHGFDDKTIW; from the coding sequence ATGGCAGCTGGCATGGGAAAATGCAGCAAAATCCGCCACATCGTCAGGCTTAGACAATTGCTACGCCGGTGGCGCAATAAGGCCCGTATTTCAGCTAATCGCATTCCTTCAGATGTACCGGCTGGACACGTGGCGATCTGCGTCGGTAGCAGTTGCAGGAGATTTGTGGTGCGCGCTACATACTTGAACCATCCTGTCTTCAAGAAACTCTTAGTCCAAGCTGAGGAAGAATACGGCTTCACTAACCAAGGTCCATTAGCGATTCCTTGTGATGAAACAGTATTTGAGGAAGTGATTCGATACATTTCGAGATCAGAATCGGGGAACTCCACCCGTTTCTTGAATCTGGAAGATTTTCAGAGGCATTGCCATGTCGGAGTTAGGAGTACGCTTAATTTTTGGACTGAATCTCGACCTTTGCTTCATGGATTTGATGATAAAACCATATGGTAA
- the LOC110614743 gene encoding probable DNA-directed RNA polymerase I subunit RPA43 isoform X2 encodes MEGLSVSDANLVVYIHPSQSKNVSQAILRELSSLLFKYNETFDGVVLAYAVNSLDKQARILSGVHPYFGVRLKANLLLFSPKPNMLLEGKVVKLMRESIHVIVLGFSSAVIVDEDIRDEFKYKSKRGEAKYVSRSHKRHAIKVGTTIRFSVKSLDEEILHISGSLIPAHTGSVSWLDGDGGNPTTESKKRKQPDGETEVQELGIAGGDTCSVNNDQKIKKSKKRRNAE; translated from the exons ATGGAGGGATTGAGTGTTTCAGATGCTAATTTGGTAGTCTATATCCATCCGTCGCAGAGCAAGAATGTTTCTCAAGCAATACTTCGTGAGCTCAGCTCCTTGCTCTTCAA GTACAATGAAACTTTTGATGGTGTTGTTTTGGCCTATGCTGTCAATTCTCTAGATAAACAAGCAAGAATTCTCTCTGGAGTTCACCCATACTTTGGTGTGAGACTAAAAGCAAATCTGTTACTTTTCTCCCCAAAGCCAAATATGCTTTTAG AAGGGAAGGTGGTGAAACTTATGCGAGAATCGATTCATGTCATTGTTCTTGGTTTTTCATCTGCTGTTATAGTAGATGAAGACATTCGTGATGAATTCAAATATAAAAGT AAACGTGGTGAAGCTAAATATGTTAGCAGATCTCACAAGCGACATGCAATAAAGGTTGGAACAACGATACGCTTTTCAGTCAAGAG TTTGGATGAGGAAATACTACACATTTCTGGATCACTGATTCCAGCTCACACTGGAAGCGTTAGTTGGCTGGATGGAGATGGGGGAAATCCTACAACTGAGAG CAAGAAGAGGAAGCAGCCTGATGGAGAAACTGAAGTGCAAGAGCTTGGTATTGCCGGTGGAGACACGTGTTCCGTGAACAATGACCAGAAGATTAAGAAGTCAAAGAAACGTAGAAATGCAGAATAG
- the LOC110614743 gene encoding probable DNA-directed RNA polymerase I subunit RPA43 isoform X1, translating into MEGLSVSDANLVVYIHPSQSKNVSQAILRELSSLLFKYNETFDGVVLAYAVNSLDKQARILSGVHPYFGVRLKANLLLFSPKPNMLLEGKVVKLMRESIHVIVLGFSSAVIVDEDIRDEFKYKSKRGEAKYVSRSHKRHAIKVGTTIRFSVKSLDEEILHISGSLIPAHTGSVSWLDGDGGNPTTESSKKRKQPDGETEVQELGIAGGDTCSVNNDQKIKKSKKRRNAE; encoded by the exons ATGGAGGGATTGAGTGTTTCAGATGCTAATTTGGTAGTCTATATCCATCCGTCGCAGAGCAAGAATGTTTCTCAAGCAATACTTCGTGAGCTCAGCTCCTTGCTCTTCAA GTACAATGAAACTTTTGATGGTGTTGTTTTGGCCTATGCTGTCAATTCTCTAGATAAACAAGCAAGAATTCTCTCTGGAGTTCACCCATACTTTGGTGTGAGACTAAAAGCAAATCTGTTACTTTTCTCCCCAAAGCCAAATATGCTTTTAG AAGGGAAGGTGGTGAAACTTATGCGAGAATCGATTCATGTCATTGTTCTTGGTTTTTCATCTGCTGTTATAGTAGATGAAGACATTCGTGATGAATTCAAATATAAAAGT AAACGTGGTGAAGCTAAATATGTTAGCAGATCTCACAAGCGACATGCAATAAAGGTTGGAACAACGATACGCTTTTCAGTCAAGAG TTTGGATGAGGAAATACTACACATTTCTGGATCACTGATTCCAGCTCACACTGGAAGCGTTAGTTGGCTGGATGGAGATGGGGGAAATCCTACAACTGAGAG TAGCAAGAAGAGGAAGCAGCCTGATGGAGAAACTGAAGTGCAAGAGCTTGGTATTGCCGGTGGAGACACGTGTTCCGTGAACAATGACCAGAAGATTAAGAAGTCAAAGAAACGTAGAAATGCAGAATAG